One stretch of Halobacillus litoralis DNA includes these proteins:
- a CDS encoding acyl-CoA thioesterase: MEAKRTKESLVINTDQVMINDLNNYNTLFGGVLMKKLDNNATISARRHARVKECVTASTDSIDFLHPIHQTDSVCVESFVSYTGNKSMEIFCKVIAEDMITGHRRMAATAFLTFVALDENKKAIKVPRVIPETEEEKFLYQSGEDRAKTRRIRREHSAQLTKIISLEKPWEEGADQHVEVSQLG, from the coding sequence ATGGAAGCGAAACGCACCAAAGAAAGTTTAGTCATTAATACGGATCAAGTGATGATCAACGATTTGAACAATTACAACACCTTGTTCGGCGGGGTCCTCATGAAAAAGTTGGACAATAATGCCACCATATCCGCGAGGCGCCATGCACGTGTGAAAGAATGCGTCACCGCATCGACCGATTCCATCGACTTCCTCCATCCGATCCATCAAACCGATTCGGTTTGTGTAGAATCATTTGTCTCCTATACCGGGAACAAATCGATGGAGATCTTCTGCAAAGTCATTGCCGAAGACATGATTACCGGCCACCGTCGGATGGCCGCGACGGCATTCTTGACATTCGTAGCTCTCGATGAAAATAAGAAAGCGATCAAAGTTCCACGAGTGATTCCAGAGACGGAGGAAGAGAAGTTTCTCTATCAATCTGGTGAAGATCGTGCCAAAACAAGGCGTATACGCCGGGAGCACAGCGCCCAACTTACGAAGATTATCAGTCTTGAAAAACCATGGGAAGAAGGAGCGGATCAACATGTTGAAGTTAGCCAGCTTGGATGA
- a CDS encoding M4 family metallopeptidase, translating into MNWKHTVATFVLGTSLVTGGTMAHAEVGNNGNGKAENPVFMKENLKDKKVKSEKGMKEFFKHNEKLSQLNPGSDLKLLKSETDDLGMTHYTYQRLVGQVPVANAKVVVHTDQDGHVTAVNGELHEDAPKKIKQTKDIKKKEALDLAWDEIDVSREEADHVQKSLKGEDFQTLTENSDLVVHYEDGTYTLAYHVELQFSQPYPANWQIYINAENGEVLKSMNLVHEATGTGTGVLGDTKSLNTYFYNNTYYLFDTTKPMNGVIETFDNYGGEYYSLPGSYVTDSGNTFYSERQKAAVDAHYYAGEVFDYYYDQFGRVSYDDQGADIRSTVHYGSNYNNAAWTGNQMIYGDGDGSTFTYLSGADDVVAHELTHAVTDTTAELVYENQSGALNESFSDVFGYFVDSEDWLMGEDVYTPGQPGDALRSMSNPNAYNQPDHMNEYQNLPNTEAGDWGGVHINSGIPNKAAYYTINSLGIAQSEQIYYRALTVYLTPNSNFTNAREALEQSALDLYGTSAANAVSQAWDNVGVY; encoded by the coding sequence ATGAACTGGAAACACACAGTAGCTACATTTGTATTAGGTACGAGCCTGGTGACTGGCGGAACCATGGCTCACGCAGAGGTTGGAAATAATGGAAACGGGAAAGCAGAAAATCCTGTTTTCATGAAAGAAAACCTGAAGGATAAGAAAGTCAAGTCTGAAAAGGGAATGAAAGAGTTCTTCAAGCATAATGAAAAACTCTCCCAGCTGAACCCAGGCAGTGACTTGAAATTGTTGAAATCTGAAACGGATGATCTTGGAATGACGCACTATACATACCAACGATTAGTCGGTCAGGTTCCCGTGGCAAATGCCAAGGTTGTCGTTCACACAGATCAAGATGGACATGTAACGGCAGTGAATGGGGAACTTCACGAAGATGCTCCAAAGAAAATAAAACAAACGAAAGACATTAAAAAGAAGGAAGCGCTGGATTTGGCTTGGGATGAAATTGATGTCTCCCGTGAAGAAGCGGACCATGTCCAGAAGAGTTTAAAAGGAGAAGACTTCCAAACATTGACAGAGAACTCCGATCTCGTTGTTCATTATGAAGATGGTACGTACACACTTGCCTATCATGTTGAACTGCAATTCTCCCAACCATACCCTGCCAACTGGCAGATCTATATCAACGCTGAAAATGGAGAGGTCCTTAAATCTATGAACCTTGTTCATGAAGCAACTGGGACAGGCACGGGGGTTTTAGGAGATACGAAATCTTTGAATACTTATTTCTATAACAATACGTATTATCTTTTTGATACGACAAAACCGATGAATGGCGTCATTGAAACCTTTGATAACTATGGTGGCGAGTATTACAGCCTGCCTGGATCTTATGTTACAGACTCCGGGAACACCTTTTACAGCGAACGTCAAAAGGCCGCAGTAGATGCTCACTATTATGCAGGAGAAGTCTTTGATTATTACTATGATCAATTCGGTCGTGTAAGTTATGACGACCAGGGAGCCGACATCCGTTCGACCGTCCACTACGGCAGCAATTACAACAATGCAGCTTGGACTGGGAATCAAATGATTTATGGAGATGGTGATGGTTCCACATTCACCTACCTATCTGGTGCCGATGATGTGGTCGCTCACGAATTGACACACGCCGTAACCGATACGACAGCCGAATTGGTTTATGAAAATCAATCAGGTGCACTGAACGAGTCCTTCTCTGACGTGTTTGGATATTTCGTAGATTCAGAGGATTGGTTGATGGGTGAAGATGTTTACACACCAGGGCAGCCAGGAGATGCTTTGCGCTCCATGTCCAACCCGAACGCTTACAATCAGCCTGATCATATGAATGAATACCAGAACCTGCCGAACACAGAAGCCGGCGACTGGGGCGGCGTCCACATCAACAGTGGAATCCCGAACAAAGCTGCTTACTATACGATCAACAGTTTAGGCATTGCACAATCTGAGCAGATCTATTACCGCGCGTTGACTGTTTACTTGACTCCGAACAGCAATTTCACAAATGCTAGAGAAGCATTGGAACAGTCTGCTTTGGACCTTTACGGTACTTCGGCAGCGAATGCAGTATCTCAAGCATGGGATAATGTAGGGGTTTATTAA
- a CDS encoding DinB family protein: protein MEVKVEPLKGFTPQIVLLVSQMNYARKTTRQAVEGLTTAELDFLPSQNGNSIGALLLHIAAVEKGFQIEIFDGRTPSEQEMLEWGAAYSLGEKGREDIKGHPLEYYLSKLEKVRERTLEELSQRADDWLYEERIWDHHSSNNYFIWFHVLEDEINHRGQMRVIRKMIANR, encoded by the coding sequence GTGGAAGTGAAAGTAGAGCCGCTGAAGGGGTTCACCCCACAAATAGTCCTGTTGGTGTCCCAAATGAACTATGCTAGAAAAACAACCCGACAAGCTGTAGAAGGACTTACCACTGCTGAACTGGATTTTTTACCTAGTCAGAACGGCAACAGTATAGGCGCGTTATTGTTACATATCGCAGCAGTGGAGAAAGGGTTTCAAATCGAAATTTTTGACGGACGGACTCCGAGCGAGCAGGAAATGCTGGAATGGGGGGCTGCTTACAGCCTTGGAGAAAAAGGAAGAGAGGACATCAAAGGACATCCGTTGGAATACTACCTTTCAAAACTTGAAAAAGTGAGGGAACGAACGCTTGAAGAACTTTCACAACGGGCGGATGATTGGTTATATGAAGAGAGGATATGGGATCATCATTCTTCGAACAACTACTTCATCTGGTTTCATGTCTTGGAAGATGAGATCAATCATAGAGGGCAGATGAGAGTGATTAGGAAGATGATTGCCAACCGTTGA
- a CDS encoding VOC family protein — translation MELTHVRLLVDDYKKCFYFYRDTLGFEVTWGDENSNYADFAFQGVTLGVFERKQMVEALGDVYTESGTRDDRAALILRVDDVKETYKKWKDKVTFITEPVEQKDWGLKVAHFRDPDGNLLEIYESIM, via the coding sequence ATGGAATTGACTCATGTACGATTACTCGTCGATGACTACAAAAAGTGTTTTTACTTTTACCGGGACACGCTCGGTTTTGAAGTGACGTGGGGAGATGAGAACTCCAACTATGCCGATTTTGCATTCCAAGGGGTGACGCTTGGCGTCTTTGAACGGAAGCAGATGGTGGAAGCACTTGGAGATGTTTATACAGAGAGTGGCACGAGAGACGACAGAGCGGCGCTCATTTTAAGAGTGGATGACGTAAAGGAGACGTATAAGAAGTGGAAGGATAAAGTGACGTTTATTACAGAACCTGTGGAGCAGAAGGATTGGGGCCTCAAGGTCGCGCACTTCAGGGACCCCGACGGTAACCTTCTGGAAATCTATGAATCCATCATGTGA
- a CDS encoding DUF2785 domain-containing protein, with amino-acid sequence MIDVKAAPMNEEQLKRVLLGVTEGEIPWTEVNEQEVISSMMAHIGSLDAELRDDLIFSIFAQLIVEKNQLEAELMEEMMDLCLQDLLFKGIGEKGTDTVFTRAFTSLLMALLLYRDKEDDFLSGTKVVEVKEAFLRYLSLEEDYRGYVKEKGWAHSMAHAADAVDELVRNEKTDSDAYPELFRALWSKAFIYDHAYIHGEEERILTPVMEMLNRGLDITLVEDHMKELPLEWNEHKNRATMEQYLVFRNNAKAFLKSLYIQMNQNSPFDRLQRQVEVLLGK; translated from the coding sequence ATGATCGATGTAAAAGCTGCACCTATGAATGAAGAGCAATTGAAGAGGGTTTTATTGGGAGTGACAGAGGGAGAAATTCCATGGACTGAGGTTAATGAACAGGAGGTCATTTCCTCGATGATGGCTCATATCGGCTCACTCGATGCTGAGCTTCGGGATGATTTGATTTTCTCTATCTTCGCTCAGTTGATTGTAGAAAAGAATCAGCTGGAAGCGGAGCTGATGGAAGAAATGATGGATCTGTGTCTGCAGGATCTGCTTTTCAAAGGGATTGGAGAAAAAGGGACAGACACCGTGTTCACCAGAGCTTTTACTTCATTACTGATGGCTCTGCTTTTGTATCGGGATAAGGAAGATGACTTTTTGAGCGGAACAAAAGTGGTCGAGGTGAAAGAAGCTTTTTTGCGTTACCTCTCGTTAGAGGAAGACTACAGAGGGTATGTCAAAGAGAAGGGCTGGGCTCACAGCATGGCCCATGCGGCTGACGCTGTTGATGAACTTGTCAGGAACGAAAAAACGGACAGTGACGCTTATCCTGAGCTTTTCCGTGCTTTATGGTCGAAGGCCTTTATCTATGATCATGCCTATATCCATGGGGAAGAGGAGCGAATCTTGACGCCGGTCATGGAAATGTTGAACCGTGGATTGGATATTACACTCGTGGAGGATCACATGAAAGAGCTCCCCTTAGAATGGAACGAGCATAAAAACCGCGCCACTATGGAGCAGTATTTAGTATTCCGAAACAACGCCAAAGCTTTTTTGAAAAGCCTGTATATCCAAATGAATCAAAACTCTCCCTTTGACCGCCTTCAACGACAAGTGGAGGTGCTGCTTGGAAAATGA
- a CDS encoding aspartate aminotransferase family protein has protein sequence MSVNIKKSNQELLNQQNQRESNARSYPRRFPLAIQEAEGVYITDVEGNRYIDCLAGAGTLALGHNHPVVIEAMEKVLHDKLPLHTLDLTTEVKEQFVDELFSSLPEGFRDRAKVQFCGPTGGDAIEAALKLAKTATGRQSILTFQGGYHGATHGTMAISGNLGPKKRVQGLMPDTHFLPYPYDYRCPFGKGGKEGAELSVAYIEQLLDDPESGILPPAAMIFETVQGEGGSIPAPIEWLQEMRRITKERGIPLIIDEVQTGIGRTGELFSFEHAGIVPDAFVLSKAIGGSLPLSVVVYDRDLDAWEPGAHIGTFRGNQMAMAAGTATLKYIKEHQLLTHAKAMGEKIFRSLTELQKHYPQLGDVRGRGLMLGVEIVDPSGKPGLGGSHPADPDLTNRIQKGCFDRGLILESGGRHGSVLRFLPPLIITEEQVDTIVSIFNEAVAAAVTE, from the coding sequence ATGAGTGTGAATATAAAGAAATCCAATCAGGAATTATTGAATCAACAAAATCAACGAGAGTCGAATGCGAGGTCGTATCCGCGACGTTTTCCGTTAGCGATCCAGGAAGCAGAAGGGGTCTACATCACAGACGTGGAGGGCAACCGTTACATCGATTGTCTGGCCGGCGCTGGAACATTGGCTTTAGGACATAATCACCCAGTCGTCATTGAAGCGATGGAAAAAGTGCTTCACGATAAATTGCCATTACATACGCTCGATCTTACGACAGAAGTGAAAGAACAATTTGTCGATGAGCTGTTCTCAAGTCTTCCGGAAGGCTTCCGTGACCGCGCGAAGGTTCAGTTTTGTGGGCCGACAGGCGGTGATGCGATTGAAGCAGCATTGAAACTTGCCAAAACCGCGACAGGTAGACAAAGCATACTCACCTTCCAGGGCGGATATCATGGTGCGACTCATGGAACGATGGCGATCAGTGGAAACCTTGGACCGAAGAAGCGTGTACAGGGATTGATGCCGGATACACACTTCCTTCCATACCCTTATGATTACCGTTGTCCATTCGGAAAAGGAGGAAAAGAAGGGGCTGAGCTGAGCGTCGCTTACATTGAACAATTGCTCGATGATCCGGAGAGTGGGATTCTTCCTCCGGCAGCCATGATTTTTGAAACCGTACAAGGAGAAGGTGGTTCCATTCCAGCACCGATTGAGTGGCTGCAGGAAATGCGCCGGATTACGAAAGAACGTGGGATTCCGCTGATCATTGATGAAGTCCAAACAGGAATCGGCCGCACAGGAGAACTCTTCTCCTTTGAACATGCAGGCATTGTACCGGATGCTTTTGTGCTGTCAAAAGCGATTGGCGGCAGTCTTCCGCTCTCGGTTGTCGTTTATGATCGTGATCTGGATGCATGGGAGCCCGGGGCTCATATCGGTACCTTCCGGGGCAACCAAATGGCGATGGCTGCAGGAACAGCTACCCTTAAATATATTAAGGAACACCAGCTTTTAACTCATGCAAAAGCAATGGGCGAAAAGATTTTCAGGTCGTTAACAGAACTGCAGAAGCATTACCCGCAGCTTGGGGATGTGCGCGGACGCGGCTTGATGCTTGGAGTGGAAATCGTTGATCCTTCAGGAAAACCTGGGCTGGGAGGCAGTCATCCAGCGGATCCCGATTTGACGAACCGGATTCAAAAAGGCTGTTTTGATCGTGGGTTGATTCTTGAAAGTGGTGGCCGCCATGGATCTGTGCTCCGCTTCCTGCCACCACTCATCATTACAGAAGAGCAGGTCGATACAATCGTATCCATCTTCAACGAAGCCGTAGCTGCTGCCGTTACGGAGTGA
- the fosB gene encoding metallothiol transferase FosB, producing MEIQGLNHFLFSVSDLDTSIAFYEKVFGAELLVRGKTTAYFDLKGMWLALNEEKDIPRQDRAASYTHTAFTIKESDYDDAYDELIRLGVKILPGRERDERDNRSIYFTDPDGHKFEFHTGTRKDRIDYYKEAKPHMTFYDS from the coding sequence ATGGAAATTCAAGGCCTCAATCACTTTCTGTTCTCAGTATCTGACTTAGATACATCTATTGCTTTCTATGAAAAAGTTTTTGGCGCCGAGTTATTAGTTAGAGGAAAGACGACCGCCTACTTTGATCTGAAGGGGATGTGGCTCGCATTAAATGAAGAGAAGGATATACCCAGACAGGACAGGGCCGCTTCCTATACGCACACCGCCTTCACGATAAAAGAAAGTGACTACGATGACGCCTATGACGAATTGATCAGACTCGGGGTGAAAATTCTTCCGGGGCGGGAGCGTGACGAGAGGGATAATCGATCCATCTATTTTACGGATCCGGATGGTCATAAGTTCGAATTTCATACAGGAACTAGGAAAGATCGGATCGACTATTACAAAGAGGCTAAACCTCATATGACTTTTTATGATTCATGA
- a CDS encoding VOC family protein, translating into MNVDEFGLILFVERFEQCVRFYQKLLQLPVRRSQDTLVCFELQTGYLMVEKGGVAQPGEKTRVHNPTVLRFDVKDLSKQVHHLKERGIHFLEERRVFDWGTIAVFLDPDGNRIEIGEVNATSASYS; encoded by the coding sequence ATGAATGTTGATGAATTCGGTTTGATTTTGTTTGTAGAGCGTTTTGAACAGTGTGTAAGATTCTATCAGAAACTTTTACAATTACCTGTAAGAAGGAGTCAGGACACGCTCGTCTGTTTCGAACTGCAGACCGGTTATCTTATGGTCGAAAAGGGCGGGGTGGCTCAACCGGGGGAGAAAACGAGGGTCCATAATCCGACCGTCCTTCGTTTCGATGTGAAAGATCTCAGTAAACAAGTCCATCACCTGAAGGAACGCGGCATCCACTTTCTAGAAGAGCGGCGTGTATTTGACTGGGGGACAATCGCGGTTTTTCTTGATCCGGATGGAAACCGCATTGAAATAGGGGAAGTGAATGCAACGAGTGCATCCTATTCGTAA
- a CDS encoding pyridoxal phosphate-dependent decarboxylase family protein, protein MITTTNKSAAAAFDSFFLQHGEESGEHFRNHVELVIDALAEVFQDIDRPLEGKDIHDIQQELQTVMDFSEEPQSLHEVLQEIKGPVIKNSLHVSHEKSMAHLHCPPVLPGILAELIIGSLNQSMDSWDQSPAATYVEEGLTRYFSALIGFSERGEGVFTSGGTQSNYMGMLLARDAFCLSEWNHVVQRDGLPESFKKMRVLCSEEAHFSVKKSVSQLGLGEQAVVPVPVNENHQMDAEEVKRTVEQLEQEGLLPYAVVSTCGTTDFGSIDPLESLADFCEEKGLWLHVDAAYGAGLLLSEEHGDKLAGINRADSVTLDFHKWLYQPISCGMFVVKDRKHLRLLSHHADYLNPLEDEEEGIVNLVNKSIQTTRRFDALKVLMTLKVLGTRLLGRMVDRTMEVARFAAEELGAREAFYVENPSPELSAVVFQYQPDGSGDVNDLNRKIQQRLFHKGEAVIAKTSVRGETYLKFTILNPRTTEEDVWAVINEIENTAKQIVGGTPH, encoded by the coding sequence ATGATAACGACAACAAATAAATCAGCAGCTGCCGCATTTGATTCCTTTTTCCTTCAGCATGGCGAAGAAAGCGGAGAGCATTTTCGGAACCATGTCGAACTCGTCATCGATGCCCTAGCGGAAGTTTTTCAAGACATTGATCGACCATTGGAAGGAAAAGACATACACGACATCCAGCAGGAGCTTCAAACGGTCATGGATTTTTCAGAAGAACCGCAGTCGCTACATGAAGTCCTACAGGAAATCAAAGGCCCTGTCATAAAGAATAGTCTCCACGTTTCGCACGAAAAGAGCATGGCTCATCTACACTGCCCTCCCGTTTTGCCAGGCATACTGGCGGAACTGATTATCGGATCGCTGAACCAATCGATGGATTCATGGGATCAGAGCCCGGCAGCGACTTACGTCGAAGAAGGGTTGACTCGTTACTTTTCAGCGCTTATCGGTTTTTCGGAAAGAGGAGAAGGGGTCTTCACAAGTGGAGGGACACAGTCCAACTATATGGGAATGTTACTTGCACGCGATGCTTTCTGCCTGTCGGAATGGAACCACGTCGTCCAAAGAGACGGACTGCCGGAGTCGTTCAAAAAGATGAGGGTGCTCTGTTCTGAGGAAGCTCATTTTTCTGTGAAAAAATCCGTGTCGCAGCTGGGTCTTGGTGAACAGGCAGTCGTTCCGGTTCCCGTTAACGAGAACCATCAGATGGATGCGGAGGAGGTCAAACGTACGGTTGAACAACTGGAACAGGAGGGGCTTCTTCCTTATGCGGTTGTCAGTACATGCGGCACGACCGACTTTGGGAGCATCGATCCTCTCGAGAGTCTTGCGGATTTTTGTGAAGAAAAAGGACTCTGGCTTCATGTGGATGCGGCCTACGGGGCAGGACTTCTGCTTAGTGAGGAACACGGAGATAAGCTTGCTGGCATAAACCGGGCGGATTCGGTAACGCTCGATTTCCATAAATGGCTGTATCAGCCGATCAGCTGTGGGATGTTTGTCGTTAAAGACCGGAAGCACCTGAGGCTGTTATCTCATCACGCGGATTACTTGAATCCTTTAGAAGATGAAGAAGAAGGCATAGTGAACCTTGTGAATAAGAGCATTCAGACGACACGGAGGTTTGATGCGCTGAAGGTTCTTATGACCTTGAAAGTTCTCGGCACGCGCTTATTAGGGAGGATGGTGGACAGGACAATGGAAGTGGCGCGTTTTGCTGCAGAGGAATTGGGGGCTCGCGAAGCTTTCTATGTTGAAAATCCTTCTCCTGAACTTTCCGCAGTCGTCTTTCAATACCAGCCGGATGGAAGCGGGGATGTGAATGATTTGAACCGGAAAATTCAGCAAAGGCTTTTTCACAAAGGAGAAGCGGTCATTGCGAAAACATCGGTCAGAGGAGAAACATACTTGAAATTTACAATCTTGAATCCACGAACGACGGAAGAAGATGTGTGGGCCGTGATCAATGAAATTGAGAATACAGCGAAACAGATAGTAGGAGGGACACCTCATTGA
- a CDS encoding alpha/beta hydrolase gives MKVDPQVLRLLKTIGNRMVELEHPALDQLTPAQSRDYYEVAREYFKELPVDGVTVFDSSFQGRSGNEVPVRIYTPEGEGPFPVLVYFHGGGWVFGNIDSSDNICRYFSSHAQTVVISVDYRLAPEHKYPAAFHDALDTVTWVSIEAHRWNIDFTRLAVGGESSGGNLAAASAIYFMDDEEIEISHQFLITPVLDHNFDTASYKANYTYNLTNEKMKWFFQHYLKKEEDGRDVFVSPLRTRSMAKLPQTLMVTAEYDPLRVEAFTYAERLETSGVSVNHLHFEDLVHSFINMAGVVDRSAEALEDITSALKEMLHP, from the coding sequence ATGAAAGTAGATCCACAAGTACTCCGTTTACTTAAAACCATTGGAAATCGGATGGTAGAGCTTGAACATCCCGCGCTCGATCAATTAACGCCCGCACAGTCGAGAGATTACTACGAAGTGGCTAGAGAATATTTTAAAGAGCTGCCAGTAGACGGTGTGACCGTGTTTGATTCTTCTTTTCAGGGCAGATCAGGGAATGAAGTTCCGGTTAGAATCTATACGCCTGAAGGAGAAGGACCATTTCCTGTGCTCGTTTATTTTCACGGGGGTGGCTGGGTATTCGGGAATATCGACAGTTCAGATAATATCTGTCGTTATTTTTCGTCTCATGCGCAAACCGTTGTGATCTCTGTGGATTACCGCTTAGCGCCTGAACATAAATACCCGGCAGCTTTTCACGATGCTTTGGATACCGTCACATGGGTCTCCATTGAGGCTCATCGGTGGAACATAGACTTCACACGGCTGGCTGTTGGAGGAGAAAGCTCTGGCGGTAACCTGGCTGCTGCTTCGGCGATTTATTTTATGGATGATGAGGAAATTGAGATTTCTCATCAATTTCTCATTACCCCTGTGTTGGATCATAACTTCGATACGGCATCGTATAAGGCGAATTATACATACAACCTGACGAACGAAAAAATGAAATGGTTCTTCCAGCATTATTTGAAAAAGGAGGAAGATGGGCGGGATGTGTTTGTATCGCCGTTACGGACTCGAAGCATGGCCAAGTTACCTCAAACTTTGATGGTGACCGCAGAGTATGACCCTCTGAGGGTAGAGGCGTTTACTTATGCTGAGCGGCTCGAAACCTCAGGAGTGTCCGTAAATCATCTCCATTTTGAAGATCTCGTCCACAGTTTTATCAATATGGCTGGTGTCGTGGATCGTTCTGCAGAAGCCCTTGAGGATATAACGAGTGCACTAAAAGAAATGCTGCATCCATAA
- a CDS encoding GNAT family N-acetyltransferase produces MNDSNPIAQLTMKEGAKESSFSFRPLDEEKDVELLYDWMHQKHIAPFWKLDLSMGELRSWVRKSVEAEHKDGYIGTYNGKPVCYLIAYAIDKDPIQDYYDDQHGDLGMHLLIGPRHLLNKEDGLSLVRAMIYFLFDRYQAKRIIGEPDRRNRIVIPILKQVGGENLGPIDLHGKQAALIVGAKEAFEKSLRDNDVETEMLTRMRTSKSELVV; encoded by the coding sequence ATGAATGATAGTAATCCTATCGCGCAATTAACGATGAAGGAGGGGGCGAAGGAATCGTCTTTTTCTTTTCGGCCCCTGGATGAAGAAAAAGACGTGGAACTGCTTTATGACTGGATGCATCAGAAGCACATTGCTCCATTTTGGAAGCTGGATCTTTCAATGGGAGAGCTTCGTTCCTGGGTTCGAAAGTCCGTAGAAGCAGAACATAAGGACGGTTACATAGGTACATACAATGGAAAGCCTGTCTGCTATTTAATTGCGTATGCGATTGATAAGGATCCGATCCAAGACTATTACGACGATCAACACGGCGATTTAGGTATGCATCTGTTGATTGGGCCTCGTCATTTGTTGAATAAGGAGGATGGTTTGTCGCTTGTTCGTGCGATGATCTATTTCCTGTTTGATCGTTATCAGGCAAAAAGAATCATTGGAGAACCCGACCGCCGGAACCGTATTGTAATTCCGATTTTGAAGCAGGTGGGTGGAGAAAATCTCGGTCCGATTGATCTTCATGGGAAGCAAGCAGCCTTAATTGTGGGAGCGAAAGAAGCATTTGAAAAATCACTTCGGGACAATGACGTCGAAACTGAGATGTTGACCAGGATGCGTACGTCCAAAAGTGAGCTGGTGGTATGA
- the cidR gene encoding cidABC operon transcriptional activator CidR, with product MDIRHLQYFIEVARFQSFTKAAEHLFISQPTISKMIKNLEEDLGVELFERTRKKVILTDAGRLILMQAKTIDKAFENLNTQLNDLLGLKKGHIRVGLPPIMDAEQIINIIGGFHAKHPHITYQLVEDGAKRIEDNILQEELDVGITVLPTQEDKFDHFFLLSEELEVILPHAHPLAERKQIRLEELKDDSFILFSKDFVLNDRITSSCKEAGFIPKVISESSQWDFIGKMIASNLGISILPKSVARLLTQDVKRLKVIQPTIAWELAIIWPKTQYISYATEEWLAYTQDRLSRE from the coding sequence ATGGACATCCGCCATTTGCAATACTTCATTGAGGTCGCGCGTTTTCAAAGTTTTACGAAAGCAGCTGAACATTTATTCATCTCACAACCAACCATCAGCAAAATGATCAAGAACCTGGAAGAGGATCTTGGTGTGGAATTATTCGAACGCACACGAAAAAAAGTCATCCTTACCGATGCCGGGCGGCTGATCCTTATGCAGGCGAAAACCATTGATAAAGCATTCGAAAACCTCAATACTCAGCTCAACGATTTACTGGGGTTGAAAAAAGGCCATATTCGAGTAGGACTGCCCCCGATTATGGACGCCGAGCAGATCATCAACATTATCGGAGGCTTTCATGCGAAGCACCCACACATTACTTATCAACTCGTAGAGGATGGCGCGAAAAGAATCGAAGACAATATCCTTCAGGAGGAACTGGATGTCGGCATTACCGTGCTGCCGACGCAGGAGGACAAATTTGACCACTTCTTCCTTTTAAGTGAAGAGCTTGAGGTCATCCTCCCTCATGCCCACCCGTTGGCTGAACGAAAGCAGATCCGACTGGAGGAGCTCAAAGACGATTCATTCATCCTCTTCAGTAAAGACTTTGTGTTAAACGACCGGATTACCTCCTCCTGTAAGGAAGCCGGGTTTATACCAAAGGTCATTTCCGAAAGCTCGCAGTGGGATTTTATCGGCAAGATGATCGCTTCCAATCTCGGCATTTCTATCCTGCCTAAAAGCGTCGCCCGTCTGCTTACTCAAGATGTAAAGCGACTCAAGGTCATCCAGCCAACCATTGCGTGGGAACTCGCTATTATTTGGCCGAAAACCCAGTACATATCGTATGCCACGGAAGAATGGCTCGCTTATACCCAGGATCGATTGAGTAGAGAATAA